Proteins encoded by one window of Deltaproteobacteria bacterium:
- a CDS encoding transposase — protein RSLIWKAWKRGKRRFAELVKRGVGKDLAAQTAGSPHGPWRLAGSPALHKAFPIAFFDRQGLPRLAVA, from the coding sequence TTCGGAGCTTGATTTGGAAGGCATGGAAACGCGGGAAAAGGAGATTCGCGGAGCTGGTGAAGCGCGGGGTCGGAAAAGACCTCGCGGCTCAGACCGCAGGAAGCCCCCACGGCCCGTGGAGGCTGGCTGGCTCCCCTGCGCTCCACAAGGCCTTCCCGATCGCATTCTTTGATCGACAGGGGCTCCCTCGTCTGGCAGTCGCGTGA